A section of the Chloroflexota bacterium genome encodes:
- a CDS encoding 4Fe-4S binding protein gives MASEEQEGPQAVATAPAGRKKRRRGHVHVFDNWCKGCGICIAFCPQHVYEMDEDGRPVVAHEDQCTACHWCDVHCPDLAIVVTEVEEETDGSATDAGQ, from the coding sequence ATGGCGTCGGAAGAACAGGAAGGCCCCCAGGCGGTGGCGACGGCACCTGCGGGGCGGAAGAAGCGGCGCCGCGGGCACGTTCACGTGTTTGACAACTGGTGCAAAGGGTGCGGCATCTGCATCGCGTTCTGCCCGCAGCACGTGTACGAGATGGACGAGGACGGCAGGCCCGTGGTGGCGCACGAGGATCAGTGTACGGCGTGCCACTGGTGCGACGTACACTGCCCCGACCTGGCTATCGTGGTAACCGAAGTGGAGGAGGAGACGGATGGCAGCGCGACTGATGCAGGGCAATGA